One Leptotrichia trevisanii DSM 22070 genomic window, ACCAGTCTAGCGAGACTCCCAGTTTTCTAAGCTGCTTTGTAATCAGCCCGCCGTGTTTTTCCTTCCACTCCCAAGTTCTTCTCAAAAACTCATCATATCCTATTTCTTCCTTGGAAGTCCCTTCATCAGCCAGCATTCTCTCAACCTTATTTTGCGTAGCAATTCCAGCATGATCCATCCCTGGAATCCAAAGCGTATCAAACCCGCTCATTCTTTTATATCTAATAATCGCATCCTGTATTGAGTTGTTAAGCATATGACCCATATGCAGAATTCCCGTAACATTTGGTGGCGGAATCGCAATTGAATATCCTGGCTTTTCTGCATTGTGCTGTGCATTAAAATATCCTTTTTCTTCCCATATTTTATACCATTTATCTTCTATCTCGTTTGGTGAATAAACTTTGTTCAGTTCATTTGGCATTATTTTTTCCTCCTGTTTTAATTATATATATTTTTTATTTAATTTTTTTCATTTCATAAATCATATTGTATATTTTATCACAAAGCTGACTTTTTTTCTACTTTTATAAAAAAATTAACAAAAAAAGCTCACTAAAATGACTAACCATCACTCAAATGAACTTTTTATAACAAATCTTTAAAATTAAATTGTTTAAAATGCTGTAATTGTTGCAAGCAATCCAAAAATTACTCCCGGCAAGTTTGCTGCTGACAAGGGATAGTCCTTTTTTTCTTTTAAAAGTCCGTAACTTGTCCATATTGTACAGTTAATCGTCGCTGCCAGCGGCTGCAGGAAAAATGTTTTATTCCCATGCAAGTTTCCCATTATTTGTGGAACATAAGACACGTACATTATTACAGAAAGTAATGTTCCAAGCCATCCTAAAATTTTTAAATTTTTTTCACTCATTTTGCTCTCTCCCTTCTTTGTAAGTTCAATTAACTTGTATGATTTAGTAGTATATCACAAAATTTTAGAAAGTCAATATTTAAAATAAAATTTTTTTACCTTATACTAAACCCCATTTAAATAACGAATTTATTACAAATTTTTCTAATAAAGGATATAAACCTAATATTTTCAAGTAATTTAAGATATAATTTTTATTTTTTAAACAGAGTTTAGTATAATTAATCCGTCGGAGCATTTTTCTGTGCTGGCAAAACTGTTTGAGCATAGCGAGTCTTTTGTCAGTGCAGAAAAATGTCGTAGACTAGCCATAGGTTGTAGGATTTGTGGCAATGAGCAATCCTACGAATATAAAAAATAAAAAAGTTGAATGATTATGAATTAGCTATTGAACAATTCTATTATAAAAATTTATTCTCATTTTTAAACGGGGTTTAGTATAAAAAAGACTACTTTACAATAGACCTGTTCAACAACCTAAGTTTTTTTATTTTCACAAGGGGTCAAGATCCCTTGCTTCAGAAGATTGGTTTTATCAAATTCTAAATGCATATAGTTTTCTAACAAGTCTAATAAGAAAAAAGCCAGTATTTCTACCAGCTTCCTCCACCTCCCCCGCCGGAACCTCCGCCAGAGAAACCGCCCCCACTAAAGAAGCCGCCTCCGCCTGAGCCACTCTTGGATGAACTAAATTTTTCACTCATTATTTGCGATTTTCCACTGCTGTAACTTCTTGAAAATGCGTTCGTAAAACTGTAGTTGTTATAGGCGTGCATATGAGTGTGGCTATTTATATAAGATTCATTTATGTCGAAGTTGTATAATTTTATTGTTTTTTTCATTAATTTTATCGCCTCATTTTTTACTCCAAGTGCTACTGCAAAAGGCAAAATTCCATTAAAATATTCGATTAATTCCTTTACATTGTCAAATTTTCTTATCTGATTCTCTTCCGCTGTTTTTATATACATTTTCATACCTTTCAGGTATTCTTTTTTTCTCAGCCCTTCATTTGTATATTTTCCAATTAATTTTGCATAAATAATAAATAATGCTACAAAATATGTTACAAAAACAAAAATTTCAATTCCCTGATAAAAAGCCATCCCTAAAACCGCTATAATTATTACTCCCATTAACAGTTTTTTACTAACAGTTATCCAAATTCTATGAAAAAATGATCCTAACACTATAAACACATACAATATTATAAAAGGATTGAAAATCTCAAAATTTGTCTGTGAAAATATAAAAATCATAAAAATAGGAATTACAAAATAAAATGGAACTAAAAAACTGCCATTGTTTTTATAAATTAGTCTATGATATTTTCCCTTCAAAATTTTAATAATGCTATTTCCAGTATTATAAAGCTGTTTTTCATTATCAAAAATATTATTCTTTTTTGAAGAAAGAGCATCAAATAGCATTCTTTCCTCTTCCGACAGTTCTGTTTTCTGTGTATACACTGTCTTAGATTCCTTGTTATATTTAATTTCACCATTAATTTTTTTGGCTACTATAAAACCTTTTGACAGTAATGTAAATATTCCTGCATTTAATATTTCCGCTATGTCCCTTTCACCATTTATATATGCTGCAAACATCGGAGAAATGTCTTTCGGCAAATTAAATTCTGGAATTATAGATTTTCCTTGCGGATCCCTTCCAAAAAGATTCCACGTTATGATTGAATAAATTGTAAGAAATAATAACAAAAATGGCAAAATTATTACTGCAGGATTGGAAAGATATACAATTTGCAGCTTATCTGCCAAAGTCGGACTTATCTTATCTGTTTTTAAATTTAGCATAAATGTAAGTCCATTATTAGCCTCCAATTCTCTAGTTCCAATATTTATTTCCCCGTTATTTTCTGAAACGCCATAATTTTCGTCTTTTTCTCCATAACTTCCAGTATAAACTTCCAATTTTTCAATTTCATTTTTTTTGATTTCCTGTCCATCAGGAAACCTTATAGTAACGTTTGCCTCTTCAATCGGAACATTCCAGAACTGTCCAATTGCATTGTAGTAAATCTGATAAATTCCATCCTTTTCAAACACAGCATTATAAATATCGTAATTCAGCTCATATCTGCTCCCAATCCTGTCCAAATTTACAAGCTTTGTTTTGGAACCTATTCTGTACCTTATCCCTTCATAGAAATGATTTTTCGTATACTCTTCGTCCTCTCCATCTCTTTTTATCCAATTCATTTTGATAAAAGACTTATGAACATCAAATCCAAACCTTTTTGAACGCAAAGGAATATCTCTATAAATTCCGTGCTTAGGCTCTTCGCCAAACTGGTAATCAATCACTTCATTTACTGTCAAAGTCCCATTTTTATTAATTTGCACTGTAACTTCATAATTTCTTATTTTTTCACTATGCAATATTACTGCAGCAAGCCTGCTTGAATTAAATAAAAACATCACCATGAATATAAATAATATTGAAAATTTTTTATTTTGAAATATCATATCTTATCTATCCTTATTTTTTAGTTATTCTCAAACTCTTTCAATAACAAACTTTAAAAATTATATATATATTTAAAATTTATTTAAAAATCAGAAAAAACCAATATCCCTACCAGCTTCCTCCACCTCCCCCGCCGGAACCTCCACCAGAGAAGCCACCACCACTTGAGAATCCGCCTCCGCCAAAACCGCTTCCGCTTGAATTTCTGGAATTTTCTCTCAAAGTGCTGAATCTTTCTTCTGTTATTTTATTATATGCATTTTCGTATCCTCTTGAAACCATGTTTGACAAAAAGAAATTATTGTATGTATTAAAATGCACTCCTCTATTTATGTAAGAATATGTACTTTCATCAAAATCATAAAGTTTTATTGTATTCTTCATAAGTTTTACTGCTTCATTTTTTACTCCAAGAGCTACCGCATAAGGCAATATCCCTTTAAAATAGGCTACCAGCTCATCTACATCGTTAAATTTCATAATCTGATTAGCTTCAGCAGTCTTTATGTACATTTTCATGCCATCCAAGTATTCTTTTTTTCTCATTCCATCAACAGTATATTTTCCAATTATTTTTGAATAAACAGTATACATTGCCATAATTATTCCAATTACAATGAAATTTAAAACTCCATATATTACTGAAATAAACAATATTGTTATCCATTTAATAACTTTCAAAAATGTACTGTTATTCCCGTAAATATTCTTTATAATTGAAAAAATCATATTTAAAAGTATACCAAAGAAACTAGCAATCATAATTAACGAAACTACTCCAAAATCGCTATCAGATACTCTTGTCGTTCCACTGCTTGCTGTTGATGAAACCATAAAAACTACAATTATACCGATAATAAATGCGATATTAAAAATGCTGTTATCCCTGTAAACTTTCTTTTTATACTCTTTTTCAAATAATCCCAATATTTTATTTGAGGCATCGTAAAGGCTTCTTTCTCTTTTGAATATATACCCAGTATCAGAAAGAGCGTTAAAAACAATCTTTTCCTCTTCTGCTAGTTCAAGCTTGCTCCTTTTACTGTTAGACAATGTATATTTTACATTTTTTCCATTACCTTCCTCATCATCAGCTTCAACATAACTTTTAGAAAGCAATGAAAGCACTCCGATTGTTAATATTTCTTTTGGTCCTCTTTCTCCATTGATGTAAGCCGCATACATGGCAGAAATATCCTTTGGTATGTTAAATTCAGGAACAATTGCCTTTTTACCCACATCTCTTCCAAATATATACCACGTTATAAATCCATAAATTGCCAGAAGTATTATTACAAGAGGCCCTACAGCAATTAAAGGATAAGCATAATAAAGTGTTTGTAACTTATCCCAAAATGTTGGGCTTATATTATCCGTCTTTAAATTCAGACGAAAACTTAATCCATTATATGCCTCTAAAACCTTATTTGTTTTAATTTCAACAGTTCCATTATTCAAATTTGTAATATAATCTTTCCCACTTTGTCCATATTCACCTGTAAAAATATCTAATTGCCTAATTTCATTTTTTAAAACAGGTTCTCCATTCCCAAATTTTATATTTACCGTAGCTTTTTCAATAGGAACTTGCCAAAATTGACCAATCGCATTAAAGTAAACCTGATAAATTCCATTTTTTTCAAATACTGCATTATAAATCACATAATTAAATTCGTATCTATTTATGCCATTTTCCACAAACCTGTCTGCAGAACCAACTCTATATCTAATCCCTTCATCAAAAAGTTTTGTAGAGTATTCTTCAGAAAAACCATTTCTCTTTATCGAATTCATTTTTATATAAGATTTGTAAATATCCACACCATTTTTCTTTGAACGTACTGGAATATCCCTATAAATCCCATGTTTTGCCGCACCGTCAAATTCATAGTCAATCACTTCATTTACAGTCAGTGTCCCATTTCTATTAATTTGCACTGTAACTTCATAATTTCTTATTTTTTCACTATGCAATATTACTGCATCAAGCCTGCTTGAATTAAATAAAAACATCACCATAAATATAAATAATATTGAAAATTTTTTATTTTGAAATATCATATCTTATCTATCCTTATTTTTTAGTTATTCTAAAACTTTTTCAGTATCAAACTTTAAAAATTATACAAATTTAAAATTTATGTAAAAATCATAAAAAGCCAATATCCCTACCAGCTTTCTCCACCTCCTCCCCCGGAACCACCACCGGAGAAGCCACCATCACTTGAGAATCCGCCTTCACTTGCACCCATTTCTTCTCTTACTTTATCATACTCTCTTGAAATTGTATTTAACAGGAATTTGCTATCATACGAATCATAGTAAACTCTTCTGTTTATTTCCTCCTGTATATTTTCATCAAAATTATATAGGTTTATCGTATTTTTTAACAATTTTATCGCTTTATTCTTGACTCCGAGAGCAACTGCATAAGGTAAAATCCCTTTGAAATATTCCACAAGTTCATCTACATCATTAAATTTCATAATCTGATTTGCTTCGGCAGTTTTTATATACATTTTCATTCCATCAAGATGCTCTTCCTGTCTTAGACTTTTCTCCATGTATTTTTTCATAAGTTTAGAATAAATTATATACATTGCCGGAATGATTCCTATAATAACACCTATTATCCCTGTTTTTATTAGCAGAAGTATTGCTATCCCTCCTTTTAAAATGGCAAGAAATATTTTTCTTTCTGAAAACAGGTTCTCTATAAAAATATAAATAACTGCTGCAATACCACACGAAATAAGAAAATTAAATGCTACAAAAGCTATATCATCAAATAATCCATTTGCCCGGGAATTTGTTCCTCTGTTAATCATTCCTACAGTAATAACTAAAACCATTCCCAAAATAAAAGGATATGAGAATTTATCATTAGTTTCATATGCCCTCGACTTATATTTACTTTCAAGCATACTCATTATATTTTGTGAAGCTTCATAAAGATTCTTTTCATCTTCAAATCCACTCTTTCTATCTTTTTGATAACTGAAATAACTTTTATCTTTTTTAAATATATTCTCTTCATCATCTGAAAGTGCATTAAGAAGAGTCGCCTCTTCAGTTGAAAGTTCAGGATTTCCTTCAGTATTTGCTACGAGCCTGTATTTTACATTCTTTCCGTTTCCTTCTTTGTCCTCCGCTGTTACATAGCCTTTTGAAAGAAGTGACAGCATTCCTATCGTCAGGATTTCTTTAGGATTTTTCACACCTTTGATATATCCGGCATACATGGCAGAAATATTCTTCGGTATATTAAATTCAGGAACAATCGCTTTTCTTAAAGAAACCGGTCTAAACAGTAACCATGTTACAAATCCATATATGAAGAGCACTAAAATTACTACAGAGCCTACTGCAACAAGAGGGACTGCATAGTAAAGAACTTTCAGTTTATCAAGCCATGTAGGATTTATTTTATCTGTCTTTAAATTCAGACGGAAAGTCATTCCGTTAAGCGGTTCCAGAACTTCATTAGTTTTTATTTTTATAATCCCGCTTTTCTGAACTATAGTATAATTTTCTCCAGTTTCTCCATATTTCCCTGTAAATACTTTCAGCTGCTGAATTTCATTTTCTTCTATAGGTTGATTATTTTCAAAACTTATAATAACGTCTCCACTTTCAATGGGAACTTTCCAGAACTGTCCTATCGGATTGAAATATACCTGATAAATTCCGTCCTTTTCAAATACCGCATTATACATTGTATAATTAAACTCATATTTGCTTACACCTGAATCCACATATTTATCTTCAGAACCTATCTTATAAGCTATTTCTCCAGAAGATTTTTTAGTTTTATATTTTTCAGGTTCACCATTTCTTTTTACAGAA contains:
- a CDS encoding SemiSWEET family transporter — encoded protein: MSEKNLKILGWLGTLLSVIMYVSYVPQIMGNLHGNKTFFLQPLAATINCTIWTSYGLLKEKKDYPLSAANLPGVIFGLLATITAF
- a CDS encoding DUF2207 domain-containing protein, which gives rise to MIFQNKKFSILFIFMVMFLFNSSRLAAVILHSEKIRNYEVTVQINKNGTLTVNEVIDYQFGEEPKHGIYRDIPLRSKRFGFDVHKSFIKMNWIKRDGEDEEYTKNHFYEGIRYRIGSKTKLVNLDRIGSRYELNYDIYNAVFEKDGIYQIYYNAIGQFWNVPIEEANVTIRFPDGQEIKKNEIEKLEVYTGSYGEKDENYGVSENNGEINIGTRELEANNGLTFMLNLKTDKISPTLADKLQIVYLSNPAVIILPFLLLFLTIYSIITWNLFGRDPQGKSIIPEFNLPKDISPMFAAYINGERDIAEILNAGIFTLLSKGFIVAKKINGEIKYNKESKTVYTQKTELSEEERMLFDALSSKKNNIFDNEKQLYNTGNSIIKILKGKYHRLIYKNNGSFLVPFYFVIPIFMIFIFSQTNFEIFNPFIILYVFIVLGSFFHRIWITVSKKLLMGVIIIAVLGMAFYQGIEIFVFVTYFVALFIIYAKLIGKYTNEGLRKKEYLKGMKMYIKTAEENQIRKFDNVKELIEYFNGILPFAVALGVKNEAIKLMKKTIKLYNFDINESYINSHTHMHAYNNYSFTNAFSRSYSSGKSQIMSEKFSSSKSGSGGGGFFSGGGFSGGGSGGGGGGSW
- a CDS encoding DUF2207 domain-containing protein, whose product is MIFQNKKFSILFIFMVMFLFNSSRLDAVILHSEKIRNYEVTVQINRNGTLTVNEVIDYEFDGAAKHGIYRDIPVRSKKNGVDIYKSYIKMNSIKRNGFSEEYSTKLFDEGIRYRVGSADRFVENGINRYEFNYVIYNAVFEKNGIYQVYFNAIGQFWQVPIEKATVNIKFGNGEPVLKNEIRQLDIFTGEYGQSGKDYITNLNNGTVEIKTNKVLEAYNGLSFRLNLKTDNISPTFWDKLQTLYYAYPLIAVGPLVIILLAIYGFITWYIFGRDVGKKAIVPEFNIPKDISAMYAAYINGERGPKEILTIGVLSLLSKSYVEADDEEGNGKNVKYTLSNSKRSKLELAEEEKIVFNALSDTGYIFKRERSLYDASNKILGLFEKEYKKKVYRDNSIFNIAFIIGIIVVFMVSSTASSGTTRVSDSDFGVVSLIMIASFFGILLNMIFSIIKNIYGNNSTFLKVIKWITILFISVIYGVLNFIVIGIIMAMYTVYSKIIGKYTVDGMRKKEYLDGMKMYIKTAEANQIMKFNDVDELVAYFKGILPYAVALGVKNEAVKLMKNTIKLYDFDESTYSYINRGVHFNTYNNFFLSNMVSRGYENAYNKITEERFSTLRENSRNSSGSGFGGGGFSSGGGFSGGGSGGGGGGSW
- a CDS encoding DUF2207 domain-containing protein → MKSFSNREWKSIFSKFFVFFTLFFLNVSLLIAEAIKKYDVSIQINKNGTLTINEIIDYDFGDKLDRRGIIRRIPLRSKKSGIDIYKSHVKMNSVKRNGEPEKYKTKKSSGEIAYKIGSEDKYVDSGVSKYEFNYTMYNAVFEKDGIYQVYFNPIGQFWKVPIESGDVIISFENNQPIEENEIQQLKVFTGKYGETGENYTIVQKSGIIKIKTNEVLEPLNGMTFRLNLKTDKINPTWLDKLKVLYYAVPLVAVGSVVILVLFIYGFVTWLLFRPVSLRKAIVPEFNIPKNISAMYAGYIKGVKNPKEILTIGMLSLLSKGYVTAEDKEGNGKNVKYRLVANTEGNPELSTEEATLLNALSDDEENIFKKDKSYFSYQKDRKSGFEDEKNLYEASQNIMSMLESKYKSRAYETNDKFSYPFILGMVLVITVGMINRGTNSRANGLFDDIAFVAFNFLISCGIAAVIYIFIENLFSERKIFLAILKGGIAILLLIKTGIIGVIIGIIPAMYIIYSKLMKKYMEKSLRQEEHLDGMKMYIKTAEANQIMKFNDVDELVEYFKGILPYAVALGVKNKAIKLLKNTINLYNFDENIQEEINRRVYYDSYDSKFLLNTISREYDKVREEMGASEGGFSSDGGFSGGGSGGGGGESW